The following nucleotide sequence is from Aedes aegypti strain LVP_AGWG chromosome 3, AaegL5.0 Primary Assembly, whole genome shotgun sequence.
CTTGGTACGGGCCATTGTGTTAGATGATGATTAATTTGCTTTCAATCCAAACGGATCAGTTGAAACGCAGCGACAGAATGAGGGTCAAAAAACCAGGCAGTCCTCTTTTATATGCTCATATCGATGCAGGCAACCAATCGGAAGCCACGGAAGAATAGAACAAGCAAGAGAGGAAAGAAGAACTCAACCCTCGAGTGGGTATAAAAGTGGCCGCTAGTGTTTGGCGCAGCCATCAGTTCCAGTACTACCGTCGTCGAACACAGAACCAAATTCATCCAAAATGACCGGCCGTGGCAAGGGAGGCAAAGGACTCGGAAAAGGAGGCGCCaagcgtcatcgcaaggttttgcgtgaTAACATCCAGGGTATCACCAAGCCCGCAATCCGTCGTCTGGCTCGTCGTGGAGGAGTCAAGCGTATCTCCGGACTTATCTACGAGGAAACTCGTGGTGTGTTGAAGGTGTTCCTGGAAAACGTCATCCGTGATGCCGTTACCTACACTGAACACGCCAAGCGTAAAACCGTTACCGCTATGGATGTTGTCTACGCTCTGAAGCGTCAGGGACGCACCCTGTACGGTTTCGGAGGTTAAATCGCATTCCAAAGTTTCGCTCttcaaacggcccttttcagggccaccaaacacACTCATCAAAGAGTTGATATGACAAATGTTCACACACACTAAAAGCAAGGGTAATCTAATGGGACAAGCACTACACGCTTTTGCAGTCCGGCGGTGGCGTGGCTTGGGGAGAAAATTCTCGTCTCCGATTGGAAGACACCATAAAATGCCAATAtatatatcgtccccttaatgctacaactagataactcgaaaatcaaaattttgagatgtgcaactttgaaagtatgaccgtttaacaaggtgatggttaatcgcagagattatgattgaaaaataatctttaacttgtgtattttgaatcacacgcttaagacctgtggatattttgcagatctaattaagaaaaatgttttgacatattgaagtcaaaaatttcaaatttcgagttatctagttgtagcatcaaggggacgaactGTTGTTCGATAAACGTTATTATGATAGCCTGAACTGCTGGGATGCTCTTACGAGATCGTTTGTAATGGGACGCTAGAAAACATAATGAGCTTCTTTCCAATACGTTGAGAAGAAACTTGTCATCATGCCTGCCTAGCTAGCTAGTCCTATGATGTCAAAATTGTCTAAACTACTAACATGCAGCACAACCGATAGCAAAAATGAAGTTGTTAAGGTGCAACATGGCAATCAgcataaatattgaactttAAACGTTCTGCTAGTGAATGAAGTGTGGTTAaggtacaacatggctggcacaacatttttttttttgcaatcagcAGAAATGTTGAACGTACGAAGTGGATCTTCTTGTTTTAAATTCAAACTGATGGAAAAACTTAGATCTAGGGTTTTTTTGTGAACAGATTTTTCCCTATACTGCTTAACAATTAAATTCCTATTATTTATTACGCAGCTGAATGGGGATCCAAATCTCTGCAACTGTAATCGTTATAATTAATCAATACTGAAACTGATAAcatcgaataaataaaatgaattgaataaattcaaaCTGATAAGAGAGGGGGGTGTTGTCACGTATGAAGTCACCGCCGTGGCACTACCTCAGTCGGTTCAATAGTGTGATAAAACAGTCTAGTgtcagattttcaaaatcaactcttTTTCGGGATTGAaatagtggccctgaaaagggcctttTGGTTTGGTGTGATTGAACGCAGTGTCGGTCGTCATTTACTTGGAGCTGGTGTATTTGGTGACGGCCTTGGTGCCTTCCGAAACGGCGTGCTTGGCCAACTCTCCCGGGAGCAGAAGCCGGACGGCGGTTTGGATTTCGCGGGATGTGATCGTCGAACGCTTGTTGTAGTGGGCCAGGCGGGAGGCTTCGGCGGCAATACGCTCAAAGATGTCGTTGACGAAGCTGTTCATGATGCTCATGGCTTTCGACGAAACGCCAGTGTCGGGGTGAACTTGCTTCAACACCTTGTAGATGTAGATGGCGTAGCTTTCCTTCCTgcgctgcttcttcttcttcttatcgcCCTTGACAATGTTCTTCTGGGCCTTGCCGGATTTCTTCGCGGCCTTTCCGCTGGTTTTCGGTGCCATCGTGCTGCTAACGTTGTTTTAGATTCCAAACGAAAACTGAAACTGATGCCCGACCGAACCAGTCGGTTCTCTTTTATACCCGTAGAATGGTGAGCGCTGTTCCGCCCCTTCGCTTCGTTTGCTACTTCATCCATTTCGTTCGTACCATCCTAGTATGAGTGCAGCGCAGGGCTACGCATGTATAAAAGATACCCTCATCCGGTGAAATCACCATCAGTACCGCTTACGTACGCTTCGTGAACGTTTGTTTCTCAAGTCCACTCAAACTCAACCACAAAATGTCTGGCCGCGGCAAAGGAGGCAAAGTTAAGGGAAAGGCAAAGTCCCGTTCCAACCGCGCTGGATTGCAGTTCCCAGTCGGTCGTATTCACCGTCTGCTCCGGAAGGGCAACTATGCCGAGCGTGTCGGTGCCGGCGCTCCAGTCTACTTGGCTGCCGTTATGGAATATCTGGCCGCTGAAGTGCTCGAATTGGCAGGAAACGCTGCCCGTGACAACAAGAAGACCAGAATCATTCCCCGTCATCTGCAGTTGGCCATCCGCAACGACGAAGAATTGAACAAGCTGCTGTCCGGTGTTACCATCGCCCAAGGTGGTGTTCTGCCCAACATTCAGGCTGTCTTGCTGCCGAAGAAAACCGAGAAGAAGGCATAAGTTACTACACTGCGTGCATCAAACCaaaaaccgtccttttcaggacgacaatatcCAGTCCACCGCTAGAGAGTTGTTGTTGAAATATtgcagatttatctaatttagccacagagaggatcgatgaagagatatCGGCCATATTATGACCATTTCTGAATCAATTCCTAGATTCCGCGGGGGGAAACGTTTGGGCTTCTTAAATGTTCTGTTCGGGATACCTCGAACTTTCGATTTTTGGAGTTCAATTTGCCGAAACAGaaacataaaacattgaaacaGCCAGCCCTGCGTGAGCTGTTCCTGAAGAGAGAGGAGGGTAAACTGTTCATCCAGTTCCTGCCCCATTTTCTACTATCTACTGCTTGACAGTAGAAGAGTTGATGAAGCAGGTAGTATTTAAAAACTTATATTATTTATTCGAGGAAAGGCTATATCAGGAGCTCCTAATATTGAGGGAATCAATCAATTTCCAAACCCCACAATTATAACTATCATAGGGGTGTGATTCAAAGTAAACAAGCCAAAGATTACGTTTCAATCATACGGTCAAACTTTCAATGTTGGATGTTCGAGTTGTCTAGTTTGTAGCAACAAGGGGAGgcgagctgggaaagcttctgaaTCCGGAAAAGAGCATAAGAAGAAGGGGAAACATACGGCCGGTACCAGAGAATGAAGTCCGCGCTGgagatgcacattcaaaagtgtgTGCAAAGCGAAGCATGAAGGGACAACTCGAGTTGTCGGTTGGTTGACGTACCTCCCCTCATCAGTGTTGAGAGTATGATCGTTCGGTGGTCAAGGGGCTTTAGGAAGTAGTTCCCCCAGGGGAACAAACAGTTTTAGGTACACTGAAGGGAAAATTGCTCACACAACTCTTTTAGGGAATGCTctagtggccctgaaaagggccgttttgttgAGAATGGCAACTATAATGCAGAccgaatttaagcgcgttctccacggatacggcgagccagctggatgtccttgggcataatggtgacacgcttggcgtggatggcgcaaaggttggtatcttcgaaaagaccgaccagataggcctcgctcgcttcctgcagggccatgacagccgagctctggaagcgcagatcggtcttgaagtcctgggCGATCTCACGAACCAGACGCTGGAATGGCAGCTTGCGGATCAGCAGCTCAGTCGACTTTTGGTAGCGACGGATTTCACGCAGAGCAACGGTTCCTGGCCGATAACGGTGAGGCTTCTTGACacctccggtggctggggcgctcttgcgagcggCTTTGGTAGCCAGCTGCTTGCGAGGAGCTTTTCCTCCAGTAGACTTACGAGCAGTCTGCTTGGTACGGGCCATTGTGTTAGATGATGATTAATTTGCTTTCAATCCAAACGGATCAGTTGAAACGCAGCGACAGAATGAGGGTCAAAAAACCAGGCAGTCCTCTTTTATATGCTCATATCGATGCAGGCAACCAATCGGAAGCCACGGAAGAATAGAACAAGCAAGAGAGGAAAGAAGAACTCAACCCTCGAGTGGGTATAAAAGTGGCCGCTAGTGTTTGGCGCAGCCATCAGTTCCAGTACTACCGTCGTCGAACACAGAACCAAATTCATCCAAAATGACCGGCCGTGGCAAGGGAGGCAAAGGACTCGGAAAAGGAGGCGCCaagcgtcatcgcaaggttttgcgtgaTAACATCCAGGGTATCACCAAGCCCGCAATCCGTCGTCTGGCTCGTCGTGGAGGAGTCAAGCGTATCTCCGGACTTATCTACGAGGAAACTCGTGGTGTGTTGAAGGTGTTCCTGGAAAACGTCATCCGTGATGCCGTTACCTACACTGAACACGCCAAGCGTAAAACCGTTACCGCTATGGATGTTGTCTACGCTCTGAAGCGTCAGGGACGCACCCTGTACGGTTTCGGAGGTTAAATCGCATTCCAAAGTTTCGCTCttcaaacggcccttttcagggccaccaaacacACTCATCAAAGAGTTGATATGACAAATGTTCACACACACTAAAAGCAAGGGTAATCTAATGGGACAAGCACTACACGCTTTTGCAGTCCGGCGGTGGCGTGGCTTGGGGAGAAAATTCTCGTCTCCGATTGGAAGACACCATAAAATGCCAATAtatatatcgtccccttaatgctacaactagataactcgaaaatcaaaattttgagatgtgcaactttgaaagtatgaccgtttaacaaggtgatggttaatcgcagagattatgattgaaaaataatctttaacttgtgtattttgaatcacacgcttaagacctgtggatattttgcagatctaattaagaaaaatgttttgacatattgaagtcaaaaatttcaaatttcgagttatctagttgtagcatcaaggggacgaactGTTGTTCGATAAACGTTATTATGATAGCCTGAACTGCTGGGATGCTCTTACGAGATCGTTTGTAATGGGACGCTAGAAAACATAATGAGCTTCTTTCCAATACGTTGAGAAGAAACTTGTCATCATGCCTGCCTAGCTAGCTAGTCCTATGATGTCAAAATTGTCTAAACTACTAACATGCAGCACAACCGATAGCAAAAATGAAGTTGTTAAGGTGCAACATGGCAATCAgcataaatattgaactttAAACGTTCTGCTAGTGAATGAAGTGTGGTTAaggtacaacatggctggcacaacatttttttttttgcaatcagcAGAAATGTTGAACGTACGAAGTGGATCTTCTTGTTTTAAATTCAAACTGATGGAAAAACTTAGATCTAGGGTTTTTTTGTGAACAGATTTTTCCCTATACTGCTTAACAATTAAATTCCTATTATTTATTACGCAGCTGAATGGGGATCCAAATCTCTGCAACTGTAATCGTTATAATTAATCAATACTGAAACTGATAAcatcgaataaataaaatgaattgaataaattcaaaCTGATAAGAGAGGGGGGTGTTGTCACGTATGAAGTCACCGCCGTGGCACTACCTCAGTCGGTTCAATAGTGTGATAAAACAGTCTAGTgtcagattttcaaaatcaactcttTTTCGGGATTGAaatagtggccctgaaaagggcctttTGGTTTGGTGTGATTGAACGCAGTGTCGGTCGTCATTTACTTGGAGCTGGTGTATTTGGTGACGGCCTTGGTGCCTTCCGAAACGGCGTGCTTGGCCAACTCTCCCGGGAGCAGAAGCCGGACGGCGGTTTGGATTTCGCGGGATGTGATCGTCGAACGCTTGTTGTAGTGGGCCAGGCGGGAGGCTTCGGCGGCAATACGCTCAAAGATGTCGTTGACGAAGCTGTTCATGATGCTCATGGCTTTCGACGAAACGCCAGTGTCGGGGTGAACTTGCTTCAACACCTTGTAGATGTAGATGGCGTAGCTTTCCTTCCTgcgctgcttcttcttcttcttatcgcCCTTGACAATGTTCTTCTGGGCCTTGCCGGATTTCTTCGCGGCCTTTCCGCTGGTTTTCGGTGCCATCGTGCTGCTAACGTTGTTTTAGATTCCAAACGAAAACTGAAACTGATGCCCGACCGAACCAGTCGGTTCTCTTTTATACCCGTAGAATGGTGAGCGCTGTTCCGCCCCTTCGCTTCGTTTGCTACTTCATCCATTTCGTTCGTACCATCCTAGTATGAGTGCAGCGCAGGGCTACGCATGTATAAAAGATACCCTCATCCGGTGAAATCACCATCAGTACCGCTTACGTACGCTTCGTGAACGTTTGTTTCTCAAGTCCACTCAAACTCAACCACAAAATGTCTGGCCGCGGCAAAGGAGGCAAAGTTAAGGGAAAGGCAAAGTCCCGTTCCAACCGCGCTGGATTGCAGTTCCCAGTCGGTCGTATTCACCGTCTGCTCCGGAAGGGCAACTATGCCGAGCGTGTCGGTGCCGGCGCTCCAGTCTACTTGGCTGCCGTTATGGAATATCTGGCCGCTGAAGTGCTCGAATTGGCAGGAAACGCTGCCCGTGACAACAAGAAGACCAGAATCATTCCCCGTCATCTGCAGTTGGCCATCCGCAACGACGAAGAATTGAACAAGCTGCTGTCCGGTGTTACCATCGCCCAAGGTGGTGTTCTGCCCAACATTCAGGCTGTCTTGCTGCCGAAGAAAACCGAGAAGAAGGCATAAGTTACTACACTGCGTGCATCAAACCaaaaaccgtccttttcaggacgacaatatcCAGTCCACCGCTAGAGAGTTGTTGTTGAAATATtgcagatttatctaatttagccacagagaggatcgatgaagagatatCGGCCATATTATGACCATTTCTGAATCAATTCCTAGATTCCGCGGGGGGAAACGTTTGGGCTTCTTAAATGTTCTGTTCGGGATACCTCGAACTTTCGATTTTTGGAGTTCAATTTGCCGAAACAGaaacataaaacattgaaacaGCCAGCCCTGCGTGAGCTGTTCCTGAAGAGAGAGGAGGGTAAACTGTTCATCCAGTTCCTGCCCCATTTTCTACTATCTACTGCTTGACAGTAGAAGAGTTGATGAAGCAGGTAGTATTTAAAAACTTATATTATTTATTCGAGGAAAGGCTATATCAGGAGCTCCTAATATTGAGGGAATCAATCAATTTCCAAACCCCACAATTATAACTATCATAGGGGTGTGATTCAAAGTAAACAAGCCAAAGATTACGTTTCAATCATACGGTCAAACTTTCAATGTTGGATGTTCGAGTTGTCTAGTTTGTAGCAACAAGGGGAGgcgagctgggaaagcttctgaaTCCGGAAAAGAGCATAAGAAGAAGGGGAAACATACGGCCGGTACCAGAGAATGAAGTCCGCGCTGgagatgcacattcaaaagtgtgTGCAAAGCGAAGCATGAAGGGACAACTCGAGTTGTCGGTTGGTTGACGTACCTCCCCTCATCAGTGTTGAGAGTATGATCGTTCGGTGGTCAAGGGGCTTTAGGAAGTAGTTCCCCCAGGGGAACAAACAGTTTTAGGTACACTGAAGGGAAAATTGCTCACACAACTCTTTTAGGGAATGCTctagtggccctgaaaagggccgttttgttgAGAATGGCAACTATAATGCAGAccgaatttaagcgcgttctccacggatacggcgagccagctggatgtccttgggcataatggtgacacgcttggcgtggatggcgcaaaggttggtatcttcgaaaagaccgaccagataggcctcgctcgcttcctgcagggccatgacagccgagctctggaagcgcagatcggtcttgaagtcctgggCGATCTCACGAACCAGACGCTGGAATGGCAGCTTGCGGATCAGCAGCTCAGTCGACTTTTGGTAGCGACGGATTTCACGCAGAGCAACGGTTCCTGGCCGATAACGGTGAGGCTTCTTGACacctccggtggctggggcgctcttgcgagcggCTTTGGTAGCCAGCTGCTTGCGAGGAGCTTTTCCTCCAGTAGACTTACGAGCAGTCTGCTTGGTACGGGCCATTGTGTTAGATGATGATTAATTTGCTTTCAATCCAAACGGATCAGTTGAAACGCAGCGACAGAATGAGGGTCAAAAAACCAGGCAGTCCTCTTTTATATGCTCATATCGATGCAGGCAACCAATCGGAAGCCACGGAAGAATAGAACAAGCAAGAGAGGAAAGAAGAACTCAACCCTCGAGTGGGTATAAAAGTGGCCGCTAGTGTTTGGCGCAGCCATCAGTTCCAGTACTACCGTCGTCGAACACAGAACCAAATTCATCCAAAATGACCGGCCGTGGCAAGGGAGGCAAAGGACTCGGAAAAGGAGGCGCCaagcgtcatcgcaaggttttgcgtgaTAACATCCAGGGTATCACCAAGCCCGCAATCCGTCGTCTGGCTCGTCGTGGAGGAGTCAAGCGTATCTCCGGACTTATCTACGAGGAAACTCGTGGTGTGTTGAAGGTGTTCCTGGAAAACGTCATCCGTGATGCCGTTACCTACACTGAACACGCCAAGCGTAAAACCGTTACCGCTATGGATGTTGTCTACGCTCTGAAGCGTCAGGGACGCACCCTGTACGGTTTCGGAGGTTAAATCGCATTCCAAAGTTTCGCTCttcaaacggcccttttcagggccaccaaacacACTCATCAAAGAGTTGATATGACAAATGTTCACACACACTAAAAGCAAGGGTAATCTAATGGGACAAGCACTACACGCTTTTGCAGTCCGGCGGTGGCGTGGCTTGGGGAGAAAATTCTCGTCTCCGATTGGAAGACACCATAAAATGCCAATAtatatatcgtccccttaatgctacaactagataactcgaaaatcaaaattttgagatgtgcaactttgaaagtatgaccgtttaacaaggtgatggttaatcgcagagattatgattgaaaaataatctttaacttgtgtattttgaatcacacgcttaagacctgtggatattttgcagatctaattaagaaaaatgttttgacatattgaagtcaaaaatttcaaatttcgagttatctagttgtagcatcaaggggacgaactGTTGTTCGATAAACGTTATTATGATAGCCTGAACTGCTGGGATGCTCTTACGAGATCGTTTGTAATGGGACGCTAGAAAACATAATGAGCTTCTTTCCAATACGTTGAGAAGAAACTTGTCATCATGCCTGCCTAGCTAGCTAGTCCTATGATGTCAAAATTGTCTAAACTACTAACATGCAGCACAACCGATAGCAAAAATGAAGTTGTTAAGGTGCAACATGGCAATCAgcataaatattgaactttAAACGTTCTGCTAGTGAATGAAGTGTGGTTAaggtacaacatggctggcacaacatttttttttttgcaatcagcAGAAATGTTGAACGTACGAAGTGGATCTTCTTGTTTTAAATTCAAACTGATGGAAAAACTTAGATCTAGGGTTTTTTTGTGAACAGATTTTTCCCTATACTGCTTAACAATTAAATTCCTATTATTTATTACGCAGCTGAATGGGGATCCAAATCTCTGCAACTGTAATCGTTATAATTAATCAATACTGAAACTGATAAcatcgaataaataaaatgaattgaataaattcaaaCTGATAAGAGAGGGGGGTGTTGTCACGTATGAAGTCACCGCCGTGGCACTACCTCAGTCGGTTCAATAGTGTGATAAAACAGTCTAGTgtcagattttcaaaatcaactcttTTTCGGGATTGAaatagtggccctgaaaagggcctttTGGTTTGGTGTGATTGAACGCAGTGTCGGTCGTCATTTACTTGGAGCTGGTGTATTTGGTGACGGCCTTGGTGCCTTCCGAAACGGCGTGCTTGGCCAACTCTCCCGGGAGCAGAAGCCGGACGGCGGTTTGGATTTCGCGGGATGTGATCGTCGAACGCTTGTTGTAGTGGGCCAGGCGGGAGGCTTCGGCGGCAATACGCTCAAAGATGTCGTTGACGAAGCTGTTCATGATGCTCATGGCTTTCGACGAAACGCCAGTGTCGGGGTGAACTTGCTTCAACACCTTGTAGATGTAGATGGCGTAGCTTTCCTTCCTgcgctgcttcttcttcttcttatcgcCCTTGACAATGTTCTTCTGGGCCTTGCCGGATTTCTTCGCGGCCTTTCCGCTGGTTTTCGGTGCCATCGTGCTGCTAACGTTGTTTTAGATTCCAAACGAAAACTGAAACTGATGCCCGACCGAACCAGTCGGTTCTCTTTTATACCCGTAGAATGGTGAGCGCTGTTCCGCCCCTTCGCTTCGTTTGCTACTTCATCCATTTCGTTCGTACCATCCTAGTATGAGTGCAGCGCAGGGCTACGCATGTATAAAAGATACCCTCATCCGGTGAAATCACCATCAGTACCGCTTACGTACGCTTCGTGAACGTTTGTTTCTCAAGTCCACTCAAACTCAACCACAAAATGTCTGGCCGCGGCAAAGGAGGCAAAGTTAAGGGAAAGGCAAAGTCCCGTTCCAACCGCGCTGGATTGCAGTTCCCAGTCGGTCGTATTCACCGTCTGCTCCGGAAGGGCAACTATGCCGAGCGTGTCGGTGCCGGCGCTCCAGTCTACTTGGCTGCCGTTATGGAATATCTGGCCGCTGAAGTGCTCGAATTGGCAGGAAACGCTGCCCGTGACAACAAGAAGACCAGAATCATTCCCCGTCATCTGCAGTTGGCCATCCGCAACGACGAAGAATTGAACAAGCTGCTGTCCGGTGTTACCATCGCCCAAGGTGGTGTTCTGCCCAACATTCAGGCTGTCTTGCTGCCGAAGAAAACCGAGAAGAAGGCATAAGTTACTACACTGCGTGCATCAAACCaaaaaccgtccttttcaggacgacaatatcCAGTCCACCGCTAGAGAGTTGTTGTTGAAATATtgcagatttatctaatttagccacagagaggatcgatgaagagatatCGGCCATATTATGACCATTTCTGAATCAATTCCTAGATTCCGCGGGGGGAAACGTTTGGGCTTCTTAAATGTTCTGTTCGGGATACCTCGAACTTTCGATTTTTGGAGTTCAATTTGCCGAAACAGaaacataaaacattgaaacaGCCAGCCCTGCGTGAGCTGTTCCTGAAGAGAGAGGAGGGTAAACTGTTCATCCAGTTCCTGCCCCATTTTCTACTATCTACTGCTTGACAGTAGAAGAGTTGATGAAGCAGGTAGTATTTAAAAACTTATATTATTTATTCGAGGAAAGGCTATATCAGGAGCTCCTAATATTGAGGGAATCAATCAATTTCCAAACCCCACAATTATAACTATCATAGGGGTGTGATTCAAAGTAAACAAGCCAAAGATTACGTTTCAATCATACGGTCAAACTTTCAATGTTGGATGTTCGAGTTGTCTAGTTTGTAGCAACAAGGGGAGgcgagctgggaaagcttctgaaTCCGGAAAAGAGCATAAGAAGAAGGGGAAACATACGGCCGGTACCAGAGAATGAAGTCCGCGCTGgagatgcacattcaaaagtgtgTGCAAAGCGAAGCATGAAGGGACAACTCGAGTTGTCGGTTGGTTGACGTACCTCCCCTCATCAGTGTTGAGAGTATGATCGTTCGGTGGTCAAGGGGCTTTAGGAAGTAGTTCCCCCAGGGGAACAAACAGTTTTAGGTACACTGAAGGGAAAATTGCTCACACAACTCTTTTAGGGAATGCTctagtggccctgaaaagggccgttttgttgAGAATGGCAACTATAATGCAGAccgaatttaagcgcgttctccacggatacggcgagccagctggatgtccttgggcataatggtgacacgcttggcgtggatggcgcaaaggttggtatcttcga
It contains:
- the LOC110678304 gene encoding histone H3, with translation MARTKQTARKSTGGKAPRKQLATKAARKSAPATGGVKKPHRYRPGTVALREIRRYQKSTELLIRKLPFQRLVREIAQDFKTDLRFQSSAVMALQEASEAYLVGLFEDTNLCAIHAKRVTIMPKDIQLARRIRGERA
- the LOC110678309 gene encoding histone H4, giving the protein MTGRGKGGKGLGKGGAKRHRKVLRDNIQGITKPAIRRLARRGGVKRISGLIYEETRGVLKVFLENVIRDAVTYTEHAKRKTVTAMDVVYALKRQGRTLYGFGG
- the LOC110678305 gene encoding histone H2B, producing the protein MAPKTSGKAAKKSGKAQKNIVKGDKKKKKQRRKESYAIYIYKVLKQVHPDTGVSSKAMSIMNSFVNDIFERIAAEASRLAHYNKRSTITSREIQTAVRLLLPGELAKHAVSEGTKAVTKYTSSK
- the LOC110678307 gene encoding histone H2A translates to MSGRGKGGKVKGKAKSRSNRAGLQFPVGRIHRLLRKGNYAERVGAGAPVYLAAVMEYLAAEVLELAGNAARDNKKTRIIPRHLQLAIRNDEELNKLLSGVTIAQGGVLPNIQAVLLPKKTEKKA